GCACTGTTCGACCGTGCGCGGTCGCGCATGGCGGGGGTCCCTGGCAGGCTCCGCAACGCATCCGGACGATCGCGGCGGATCGACTCGACACTCGCCGACCTCCCATGGCGCATTGTCATTGGATTGTTGCTGGCTGGATTGCCGATCGCGCTCTTGGCATTGATCGCCGGTGACTGGAGCGTCTCACAGGCCGGGATTGTGGCACTGGCGTTGATCGCGCTGTCGGCGTATCTCGCGGACTGGGTGGGCGGACTGTCGGCGCTGGCGATCTCGTTCCTATTGCTCGATCTGCTCTTTGTCGACACCCGCACGGGCATGGCGCGTCCGGCCGCTCGCGAAGATCGTGTCTCGCTGTTGGTCTTTTCGCTTGCCGCTTTGCTCATCATCTGGCTGGTGCAACGCGTCAAGGCGGAAGGCACCGAGGACCGTCAGTCCGCCATTGCGGCGCGATCGGCGGCGACGGCGCTTTCTGCAATCGAGACGATTGCCGGCACCCAACAACGGCTCTCATATCCGGAACGAAAGCAGATCTACGACGCCATCGTGCACAACGTGGTTGGGCTGAACCGCGCACATGCGGGAGCGTTGATGCTGAGTGTGCCCGGCACCGACGATTTCTTGCCCGACGCGACATATGGGTTCGGCGCGGATGCGCAAGACACACTACGACTTGAGGGCGAACGCGAGGGGATCGTGCACCGCATTGGGGTCGAGCGTCGCCCACTCCAGGTGTATGACCTACGCGGTTCGGCTACGAGCGAGCTCCGGGCGACTCCGGTCCGGTCGCTCCTGGGTGCGCCGATCTTGTCGCCGGACGATCGTATTCTCGGTGTCTTGATGATCGGGCTCTTCGTCCCGCACCGCTATTCGAATGCCGAGGTCAAGAAGCTCGAAGCCTATGCGTCCCAGGTCGCGGGTATTCTGGAAACGATGAGCGCGACCGGCGAGCGCGAGTTCGAGTTACAGCAAGCGCGGGACGAGCAACGCCGGCTGGAGCGCGTGATTGCCGCCATACCCGAAGCAGTGATCGTGGTCGCTCCCGATCGTTCAGTGGTGGCGACCAACGCCGTGGCGGACGAACTGTTCATCCATGGGATCGAGCAGGATTTTTCGCGCCATCTGCTTGCACCCGATGGAGAGCCGTTCAGCGACGAGGAACTGCCGATTCAGCGCGCCATGGAATCGGGGGAAACGGTCGAAGGCATCGAGTTGGCGATCGACCGGGGAGACGGGCACCTCCGCCCGCTGTTGGCCAGCGCCGCTCCGATCATGGACCAGGCGGGGAAGGTGACCGCAGTCGTCGGCGCCTTCCGGGACATCACGACGCTCAAGGAGGCCGCCCGCATCAAGGACGAGTTCGTGTCGGTGGTGTCGCATGAGTTGCGGTCTCCATTGACCCCCATACGTGGTTACGTCCAGTTGGTGGCACGAGAACTGGCACGAGAAGGAAATCATGAGCTGCACGTCAAGCGGCTGAACTCGATCGACGCGCACGTGGTGCGGTTGGCAAGGCTGGTCGACGATCTGCTCGAT
The nucleotide sequence above comes from Thermomicrobiales bacterium. Encoded proteins:
- a CDS encoding ATP-binding protein — translated: MAGVPGRLRNASGRSRRIDSTLADLPWRIVIGLLLAGLPIALLALIAGDWSVSQAGIVALALIALSAYLADWVGGLSALAISFLLLDLLFVDTRTGMARPAAREDRVSLLVFSLAALLIIWLVQRVKAEGTEDRQSAIAARSAATALSAIETIAGTQQRLSYPERKQIYDAIVHNVVGLNRAHAGALMLSVPGTDDFLPDATYGFGADAQDTLRLEGEREGIVHRIGVERRPLQVYDLRGSATSELRATPVRSLLGAPILSPDDRILGVLMIGLFVPHRYSNAEVKKLEAYASQVAGILETMSATGEREFELQQARDEQRRLERVIAAIPEAVIVVAPDRSVVATNAVADELFIHGIEQDFSRHLLAPDGEPFSDEELPIQRAMESGETVEGIELAIDRGDGHLRPLLASAAPIMDQAGKVTAVVGAFRDITTLKEAARIKDEFVSVVSHELRSPLTPIRGYVQLVARELAREGNHELHVKRLNSIDAHVVRLARLVDDLLDVSRLRAGSLEIRPIPSDLVELTKDAVFVRSEGENATRIEFVPKRASISGEWDPDRILQVVDNLVGNALKYSPPSGSVTVTVDVLDGRAMISVADEGPGIPESDRQDIFGAFFRTEDATSSQAPGLGLGLYICRELVRAHDGTIEVDEAPGGGAEFRVLLPMTEASDAPITPVQLELSPELIDTATAVEISAGS